From Sinorhizobium sp. B11:
AGGTCGGGCAGACCAACATCTTCGTTTTCGGCGCCAGCGGCGAGGAGGTTGTCAGCCTCGATATCGAGATCGAGCGCGACGTATCCGGGCTTGAGGTCAATCTGCGCCGCTTCATTCCCGACTCCGCCATCAAGGTCGAGATCGTTTCTGACAATATCGTGCTGACGGGTACCGTTCGCACGCCACAGGATGCAACTCAGGCAGCATCGCTCGCTGAAGCGTTCCTGAAGGGCGGTGAAGCTACGACGCGCACGGAAACGGCGTCAGGCACCGGCGGCGACAGTGCAGTTGCACTCTTTGCCGAAAACCGCCAGGTCTCGCAGGTGGTCAACCTCTTGCAGATCCAGGGTGAAGACCAGGTCACGCTCAAGGTCACGATCGCCGAGGTTCGTCGCGAAATCCTGAAGCAACTCGGTTTCGACAATCTCGTTACCAACTCCTCGGGCATGACGGTCGCCCAGCTTGGTAGTCCCTCGGCGGATACGGCCACATCCGTCGTCGGTGGCGGCCTTGCGGCACTCTTCAAGAACTCGATCGGCAAGTACGATATTTCGACCTATCTGAACGCGCTGGAACAGGGCAAGGTCGTCCGCACGCTGGCCGAACCCACGTTGACGGCGATCTCTGGTCAGGCCGCGACTTTCAATTCCGGCGGTCAGGTTCTTTATTCGACGACGGACAACCAGGGCAACGTCACGGTCGTTCCCTATAATTACGGTATCAATCTGGCTTTCAAGCCGGTGGTCCTTTCGTCCGGCCGCATCGCCCTGCAGATCAAGACCAATGTCTCGGAGCCGGCGCCGTCGGTATCAGGGACCGCGCCCACCTATCAGCGCCGCTCTGCAGAGACCTCGGTCGAACTCCCCTCGGGCGGTTCGATCGCTCTTGCAGGCCTCATCCGCGACAACGTCTCTCAGACGATGAACGGCACTCCCGGCGTCTCGAAGATCCCGCTTCTCGGCACGCTCTTCCGCCAGAAGGGGGTTGAACGTCAGGAAACGGAACTCGTCATCATCGCGACGCCCTACCTGGTGCGCCCGGTGGCACGCAATCAGCTCAATCGGCCGGATGACAATTTCAGCCCGCCGGATGACGCATCCGCCTTCTTCATGAACCGCGTCAACAAAGTCTACGGCAGCTCCCAGGCACCGGTTGCCGATGCGCAGTTCCACGGTTCCATCGGATTTATCTACAAATGAGCGGGGCAGGGTCTGAACCGATGAATACGAACAGAGATCAGGCGATGGCCCATTACAGCGCGATACATTTCCGCACGACAAGGCCTCTGCTCGTGGCTGCATCGCTCGCCGTTGCAATTCTTTCCGGCTGCGCTGGTCCGCGTGACCAGCTCACGACCGGAGGCATTCCTGATGATTACCGGGAGCGCCACCCGATCGTCGTGACGGAAGCCGAACAAACGGTCGATATTCCCGTTGCCTCCAGCGATCGCCGCCTGACGATCGCACAGCGCGAGTTGATTCGCGGCTTCGCGCAAAATTACGTGTCGCGCGCTTCCGGCCCGGTCTATATCCTGTCTCCGGAGGGATCAGTCAATGCAGGCGCGGCTCGCGCCCTGCGCAGCCAGGTTCGTGCCGAACTTGCTTCGCGTGGCATTGCCAGCAACAAGATCATCAATACGTCCTATGCAGCAACCGGTCTCCGCGACGCTGCGCCGATACGCTTGAGTTTTACCGGTATGACGGCGGTAACGACCCAGTGCGGTCAGTGGCCGAGGGATATCTCGGCAGACTTCACGAACCAGAATTACTACAATTTCGGCTGTGCCTCGCAGAACAACCTCGCCGCTCAGGTCGCCAATCCGGAAGATTTTGTTGCTCCGCGCGGCATGACTCCGATCGACGCCGAGCGGCGCAATCAGGCGATCCAGGAATACCGG
This genomic window contains:
- a CDS encoding type II and III secretion system protein family protein, whose amino-acid sequence is MGNSKQRTRLFLTGCLSLAMAATGVMPFSFHAPFEVKQASAGSESLIRISQGGPGAHRRLKLGLNKALVVDLPEDAHDILVSDPSMADAVTRTSRRIYLFGKKVGQTNIFVFGASGEEVVSLDIEIERDVSGLEVNLRRFIPDSAIKVEIVSDNIVLTGTVRTPQDATQAASLAEAFLKGGEATTRTETASGTGGDSAVALFAENRQVSQVVNLLQIQGEDQVTLKVTIAEVRREILKQLGFDNLVTNSSGMTVAQLGSPSADTATSVVGGGLAALFKNSIGKYDISTYLNALEQGKVVRTLAEPTLTAISGQAATFNSGGQVLYSTTDNQGNVTVVPYNYGINLAFKPVVLSSGRIALQIKTNVSEPAPSVSGTAPTYQRRSAETSVELPSGGSIALAGLIRDNVSQTMNGTPGVSKIPLLGTLFRQKGVERQETELVIIATPYLVRPVARNQLNRPDDNFSPPDDASAFFMNRVNKVYGSSQAPVADAQFHGSIGFIYK
- a CDS encoding CpaD family pilus assembly protein, whose protein sequence is MSGAGSEPMNTNRDQAMAHYSAIHFRTTRPLLVAASLAVAILSGCAGPRDQLTTGGIPDDYRERHPIVVTEAEQTVDIPVASSDRRLTIAQRELIRGFAQNYVSRASGPVYILSPEGSVNAGAARALRSQVRAELASRGIASNKIINTSYAATGLRDAAPIRLSFTGMTAVTTQCGQWPRDISADFTNQNYYNFGCASQNNLAAQVANPEDFVAPRGMTPIDAERRNQAIQEYRTTTTTIDDVDSGQTGF